In Erwinia pyrifoliae DSM 12163, the genomic window TGGTGTTTATCTCCATCGTGACGCCGGTCATACGCGATATCATCTTGCAAAGTGACGGCTTCTGTCAGGATATCGTTCAGTCTCTGGTAGGCCCGCTACAGCAGGAGCTGGGATTGCACCCGGCACCGGTTGCTAATCGTACGCACGGACTTACCGCAGGCAATCTTGGCAAGTACGACGCACGTATTGCCGCCATTGATTATACCCTCGCTCACGATGACGGCATCTCTTTGCGTGGCCTGGAAGATGCCCAGGTGATCCTGTTGGGGGTATCACGCTGCGGTAAAACGCCTACCAGTCTCTATCTGGCGATGCAGTTCGGTATACGGGCGGCTAATTACCCATTCATCGCCGATGATATGGATAACCTTAAACTGCCAGCGGCCTTGAAACCTTTCCAGCATAAGCTTTTCGGCCTGACCATCGATCCGGAGCGCCTGGCTACCATTCGTCAGGAGCGAGCGGAAAATACCCGCTATGCTTCGCTACGTCAGTGCCGTCTCGAAGTCGGCGAAGTAGAAGCGCTGTTTCGCACCCATCAGATTCGCTATCTGAACAGTACCAACTATTCGGTGGAAGAAATTGCCACCAAAATTCTCGATATCATGAACCTGTCGCGCCGCATGTACTGAACGCCGGATAACACAGGACACCCCCCGTGCAGAAATTAACGTGACTTCCACTTGTCGACGGTTGTAATTATCACGCCTGGCTTGAGGTGAACGCCACTATTTCACGGCATGCCGCTGATTGACGGTCAATCAATCACCGGTCCCTGCCTGGGTGGGCAAGACAGCGCCAAAGCGTTACCGCCGCTGGCCTGTGCCGTTGATAGCCGCTTTTAATGGGTAAGGCTGACCTGCCCGGTCAGCCCGCCTGCTTCTCTTCCATCCCTGTTTTACCCCACTATTTTTACTTGCACGCCGCTCGGTTTTGTTGATAATGATTATCATTCCATAAATGGACAGCCCGCTACCCTTTTGTAAGGACTACGAAAATGACAACACGCTATCAGCGCTTTTTGGAACTTAAAGCACAATACCCGAAGAAATACGCCCGTGAACTGGCCGTATTAATGGGGATTAGCGAGGCAGAGCTGGTCGCGGCTCGCGTCGGACACCAGGCACAGCCACTGCGTCCGGAGATGCGTGAACTGTTACACGCTCTGGAAACCGTGGGGGAAACCAAATGCGTTACCCGTAATGAATATGCCGTGCATGAGCATCTGGGCGTTTTCAGCCATGTTCATATCAGCGATCATGCGGGGATGGTGCTCAACCCGCGCGCTCTTGACCTGCGCGTGTTCGTCAACCAGTGGGCCAGCGTCTGGCATGTGCAGGATACCTCCGGGCATGGCGCGCACCAGAGCATTCAGTTTTTTGACCTGCATGGCGATGCGGTGCTGAAAGTCTACGCCACCGATAACACCCACGCTGAAGCCTGGCAACAGCTGATGGCCAAATTCCGCCACCATGCCGGGGCTGCGTTCAGCGTCACTCCCGCCGTTGCGGCCCGTTTTGCAGCGGAATGGGATGTGGATCAGGCAGAAAAGGAGTGGCGTGCGATGACAGACGTACATCAATTCTTCCGCCTGCTAAAAAAATATGACGTCTCCCGTCAGCAGATGTTCCATGCGGTCAGTGATGATTTGGCACAGCGGGTTGGCAATCAGTCGCTCTCTTTTCTGCTGGAGACCGTACAGCAGCAGGGTAACGAGATTATGATCTTTGTCGGCAATCGTGCCTGCACGCAGATCTTCACCGGCAAAATTGAAAAGCTGATGCCGGTGGACAACTGGCTAAACGTCTTCAATCCGGCCTTTACTCTGCATGTGCAGGCGCAACATATCGCCGAAAGCTGGATCACCCGTAAACCCACCGCAGACGGTATCGTCACCAGCCTCGAACTGTTTGCCGCCGACGGCACGCAGATCGCCCAGCTTTATGGACAGCGCAGTGAGGGCCAGCCGGAGCAATCCACATGGCGTCAACAGCTCGCCTGCCTGGCTGCCGATGGTATGGCCGTATGAAAGCCAGCTTACTCACCTTGCTGACCTTATTACTGACCTTCTCCGTGACCGCGACAGAACGCATCATCAGCATAGGTGGAGACGTTACCCAGATTATTTACGCCCTCGATGCGCAACAGGATCTGGTTGCTCGTGACAGCACCAGCCTGCATCCCACCGTGGTGCAGAAACTGCCTGACGTTGGCTATATGCGCCAGCTGAATGCGGAGGGCATTCTCGCACTGAAACCCACTCTGGTTATCGCCAGCGAACTGGCGAAGCCGGCACTGGCCTTACGGCAGCTTGAACAGAATGGCGTGCAAGTGGTGACGATCACCGGGCAACCCAGCATCGCTGCAATCAAAGAAAAGATCGGTACCATTGCCACCGTTCTGCATCGAGAAGCCGCGGGTCAGCGACTACAGGGAAAAATCACCAGCCAGCTGAACCGCTTAACGACTGAACCCCTGCCGGTAAAAGTGCTGTTTATTGTCACGCATCAGGGAATGACCCCGTTGGGTGCAGGCAGCGGCACTGCTGCCGATACAGCGATCCGCGCTGCCGGATTGCAGAATGCCATGGCGGCTATTCAGCGCTATCAGCCCTTATCCCAGGAAGGGCTGATAGCCAGCGCGCCGCAGTTGATTGTCGCCACCACTGACGGAATACGCACATTGGGCGGAGCTGAAAATCTGTGGAAGCTGCCCGGTATCGCATTGACGCCAGCCGGGCAGGCACAGCAGCTGTTGATTGTCGATGATATGGCGCTGATGGGTTTTGGTATTGATACCCCGGCGGCGATCGGTCAATTACGTCAGGCTGCGGAAGCTCTGCCATGAATTCAGCGCGTTCCCCGATCTGGCTGTGTGTGCTGTTTCTCCTGCTGCTTATTTTGGCGCTTGGCGCCGCAAACTCGGGTGCGATGAAACTGTCGCTGCCAATGTTATGGCAGGCGGGCAGCGACAGCAGCCTGTGGCAAATCTGGTTTAGCATCCGTCTGCCGCGCGTGCTGTTGGCGATGCTGGTCGGCGGTGCGCTGGCATTATCCGGCTGTGTGATGCAGGGCTTGTTCCGTAATCCGCTGGCCGACCCCGGTCTGTTGGGCATCAGTAGCGGGGCCGCACTGGCGGTAGCCATCTCGATTGTGATCCCCCTGTCTTTGCCCGGCGCACTGATGCTCTATCTGCCGCTGCTGGCCGCATTCATTGGCAGCCTGACCATGACGCTGATCATCTTTATGCTAAGCCGCAAAGGAGCCAGCGCGCTGAGCCGTTTGCTGCTGGTGGGCATTGCGATAAACGCCCTGTGCGGTGCAGCAGTCGGCGTGCTGTCATGGCTGAGCAATGATCAGCAGCTGCGCCAGCTTTCACTTTGGGGCATGGGCAGCCTCAGTCAGGCACAGTGGCCGACGGTGTTGACCTGTGCCTCCGTTGTACTGCCGTGTATGTTTCTGGTACAACGCCTGGCACAACGTCTTAACCTGCTGCAACTTGGGGATGAAGATGCTCATTACCTCGGGGTCGACGTTGCGCGCACTCAACGTTATCTGCTGGTGCTGAGCGCTTTGCTGGTGGCGTCTGCCGTTGCGGTCAGCGGGGTGATTGGTTTTATTGGCCTGGTGGTGCCGCATCTGATGCGCTTTTGTCTCGGCGGCGATCACCGCTGGCTGCTGCCCTCTTCACTGCTTAGTGGCGCAATCCTGCTGCTGCTGGCCGATACCCTCGCCCGCACACTGGTGGCTCCTGCAGAGATGCCGGTAGGTTTGTTGACCAGTCTGATTGGTGGCCCCTGTTTCCTGTGGCTGATTTTGCGTCAGGGGGGTTCACATGGCTGATGTGCTCACCGCGTGTCAATTAGGCTACCGCCGGGGACATCGCCGGTTGACGGATGACGTCTCGCTGAGCCTGCACCCGGGCGAACTGGTGTCGCTGATCGGGCCTAACGGTGCCGGCAAGTCGACGCTGCTTCGCCTGTTAAGCGGGTTTCTCACGCCTCAACGCGGTCACTGTCTGTTGAATAATCAACCGCTGGCACAATGGTCTCCCGGCCAGCTGGCCCAGCTGCGGGCGGTGATGCGCCAGCAAAGCAGCATGGCTTTCTCACTTAGTGTGGCCGACGTGGTGGCGATGGGGCGCGCGCCTTGGCCACAACAAGCGGTCAAACCGGTGGTGGAACAGGTGATGGCTCTGACGGGTTGTGATGAATTGGCCAACCGTGACTATTTACAGCTTTCCGGTGGGGAACAGCAGCGGGTTCAGCTGGCTCGTGCGCTGGCCCAGCTGTGGCGACAGGATGGGCCATGCGGCTGGCTGTTCCTCGATGAGCCAACTTCAGCACTGGATCTCTATCACCAGCAGCATTTATTGCGCCTGCTCTCTCAGTTAACGCAGCAATACCCCGTCAGCGTCTGCTGTGTGCTGCACGATCTGAATCTCGCCGCCCTGTGGTCCGATCGCGTCATGTTGTTGGCGGACGGGCGGCTGGTGGCGCAGGGTAAGCCGTACCAGGTGATAAACGAAGCCATGATAACCCGCTGGTATCAGGCCGAGGTGCTGGTGCACCCGCATCTTAGCGAAAGGGTGCCTCAGGTGGCGCTGCTGCGTTAGCTGGAGCAGCTAACTTCCAGCTTTTTTCCCCAATCAGGTGGGCGGCGCGCCAGATCGGCAAACTCGGGCGCCTCGTCATAGGGCCGCGACAGGGCCTGATGCAGTCGCGCCAGCACGCTGATATCCTCCTGTTCAGCCCGTTCTATCGCCTGCTGCGCCAGATAATTACGCAATATCAGCGCCGGATTCGCCAGTTTCATTGTTCGCTGGCGCTCTTCGTCGCTGCATTCTTCTTTTAACAACCTCTGACGCCAGACGTTATACCAGCTGTCGAAGGCGTCGCGGTCGATAAACTCATCACGCAGGGGCGATCGCGACTGCAGTTGCTCACTCTGGCTAAGCTGACGAAATGTGCGCGTGTAATCACTGCCTTCCCGGGTCATCAGCGACAGTAATCCGGTAAGAATATGATTGTCGTCTTTCCCTGGGATAAGCAGCCCCAGTTTGGCACGCATCTTTTCACCCCAGCACCGCATCAATTCTGGCTCATAACCGGCCAACGCCTGTTCAAGCTGCTGTGGACTCATCAATCCTGACAGCGCATGAGCCAGGCGATTCAGGTTCCACAGGCCGATCATGGGTTGATTTTCGAAGCTGTAGCGGCCCTGATGGTCGGAATGATTACAGATAAACTCAGGCTGGTAGTCGTCGAGAAAACCGAAGGGGCCGTAATCAAGCGTCAGGCCGAGGATCGACATATTGTCGGTATTCATCACCCCGTGAGCAAAACCGATGCTCTGCCAGCCAGCGATCAGCCGCGCGGTGCGTTGCACCACATCGCTGAACCACAGCAGATATTTGTCGCGCTCCTGCACCCACTGTGGCCAGTGGTGGCGAATGACATAGTCAGCCAGCTGGGTGACTTTTTCCGGCTGCCCCTGATAGTAAAAGTGCTCGAAATGACCAAACCGCACATGGCTTTCCGCCACGCGCAGCAGCATCGCGCCGGTTTCCGTCGTTTCACGGTATACCGGCTCGTCGCTGCCCACCACCGTCAGCGCCCGCGAAGTGGCGATGCCAAGATGGTGCATTGCCTCACCGGCAATAAACTCGCGCAGCGTCGAGCGCAATACCGCCCGGCCATCGCCCATACGCGAATAGGGCGTCAGACCGGCCCCTTTCAAATGCCAGTCAAATTTCCGCCCGTCGGGCAGCTGCTGCTCACCTAGCAACATCCCACGTCCGTCACCCAGCTGCCCTGCCCAGACGCCAAACTGATGCCCGCTGTAGACCTGTGCCAGCGGCTGCATGCCGTCGGGTAAACGTTCACCGCCCCACAAACCCGCATTTTGTGCATTGAACAGGCGTTCATCCAGCCCCAGCTCTCGGGCCAGCCCGGCATTGTGATACAGCAGACGCGCGTTTTTCAGCGGCGTGGGTTGCAGTGCGGTGTAACAACCGTTCAGCTCGTTATACCAGGTATTATTAAATTTCATGCCGCTTCTCCAGGCGCCACCGGGAACAGCCCCGGCGGCGACACAATCCGGTTAGTGTAAAGCGATGGCAGAGGAGTAAACACCGAGGTTTTACAGGGTTATTGCCTCATCGGCGCTGACCATTGCCAGGTGTTTCCGGCATGCTGCGATTGATATGTCGCTTACACCACCATTTCCTGATAGTGAGGCTTGATAAGGTCAAACAAATTGTCTAAAACGGCTTTCGACCTTGCCCGTTCCGTACCCTGATGGTTAAGGACTCAGTTGAATTCTTCACTCAGCCCTGACCGGATATCACCGGCAAGAAGGGTTTCAGCCAGCGTCCTGTTAGCATTTATAGCCACATTGAATTGTTGAAGTCGTGCCAGGTGTACTTAGAGGGAATTCGCGGCATAACGCTGGCAAGGCAGATAGATATCAAATGACGTTAAATGCGGCAACGCGGTTCATCTGAATGAGATCAAATACGCCTTGCCTGCCAGAAAACTTTTCGCCAGTAGACATTATCCAGCGACGATCGCGTCACCCCCTTGCGGGTAGAGGCATGAATAAAATGACTGTCAGTATCGTATATGCCAACATGCAGTCCGTTTTTACCTCTGCCTGTTTTGAAAAAAACCAGATCTCCGGGTAACAGCTGTGATTTGTCAATGCGGGTGCCAATATCGGTTTGTGCTGAAGTTGTTCGCGGTAGCTGCAAATTGAAGCGCTCGCGAAATGTCAGATAGACAAAGCCTGAACAATCAACTCCGCCGCGATTCATGCCGCCATAGCGGTATGGCGCACCGCGCCACTGGTCAAGCTGATCGTCCAATTGGGCAATAACGGCAACAGAATCGGAAAGTTTTGCATTTGGTGCAGGGGCATGGCTACTGCAGCCAGCCAGAATCATCACTATCAACACCAGGTAATAACGCATGATGCACGGTCCTTTATCGTCCAGGACGTTAATTTAGCGGTAAAACCCGTCGGGTAGCAACATTTGCCTGATATTCATCTGGTATCAAAAGCCTGGGCTGAATTTTGCATCAATAAAGGCAGCCGGAGGTGGGCCGTTTCCGGTGCGGCCAGGGGTATTGTCTGGCCGTTTTCATCTTGTAAGATCATGGCATACCGGCGTCAGGAACAGAAAAATGGCAACATCCGTCATGCGCGGCAATGCTTATTTGGCCAGCGCCTTTTCGACCGAGGCCAGCAGCAGCGGATCGTTGGGCGCCATATCAGGAGAGAAACGTGCAACTACCCGTCCATCCCGAGCGATGAGAAACTTCTCGAAGTTCCACAGGACATCACCATACTGTTTCGGCGCACGACCTTTACTGGCCATACGTTCAGCAAATCCGCTGTTTTCAGGCGCGGTAGCTTCAGGCTGGGCCGCTATCAGCTGCGCGTAAAGTGGGTGCCGCTGCGGGCCGTTAACATTGATTTTGCTAAACATCGGGAAGGTCACACCGTAGGTGGTGCGACAAAACGTTTTTATTTCGGCTTCGCTGCCCGGCTCCTGCTCCAGAAAGGCATTGCAAGGGAATCCCAGTACCGTCAGCCCCTGATGGTGCAGCGTCTTCTGTAAATGCTCCAACGCTTCATACTGCGGTGTTAGCCCACATTTTGAAGCCACGTTTACCACCAGCAGCACGTCTCCCTGCCACTGGGCCAGACTGGTTTTCTCGCCGTCCAGCGTCATCAGTTCGGTTTCATACAGATTCATTGTTTCTCCAGTTTTGCTGACAGACACCACTGCACCCCGTCAGTGGGCGGCAGCGCAGTGACGACAGATTAATTTCAGCGTTCAGTTACGCAGCGTCACTGCGGCTGCCGTTGACACCTTGCGTCGCTACCCTGATTTTAGCTTTTACGCG contains:
- a CDS encoding NlpC/P60 family protein, with amino-acid sequence MRYYLVLIVMILAGCSSHAPAPNAKLSDSVAVIAQLDDQLDQWRGAPYRYGGMNRGGVDCSGFVYLTFRERFNLQLPRTTSAQTDIGTRIDKSQLLPGDLVFFKTGRGKNGLHVGIYDTDSHFIHASTRKGVTRSSLDNVYWRKVFWQARRI
- a CDS encoding heme ABC transporter ATP-binding protein codes for the protein MADVLTACQLGYRRGHRRLTDDVSLSLHPGELVSLIGPNGAGKSTLLRLLSGFLTPQRGHCLLNNQPLAQWSPGQLAQLRAVMRQQSSMAFSLSVADVVAMGRAPWPQQAVKPVVEQVMALTGCDELANRDYLQLSGGEQQRVQLARALAQLWRQDGPCGWLFLDEPTSALDLYHQQHLLRLLSQLTQQYPVSVCCVLHDLNLAALWSDRVMLLADGRLVAQGKPYQVINEAMITRWYQAEVLVHPHLSERVPQVALLR
- a CDS encoding glutathione peroxidase; this encodes MNLYETELMTLDGEKTSLAQWQGDVLLVVNVASKCGLTPQYEALEHLQKTLHHQGLTVLGFPCNAFLEQEPGSEAEIKTFCRTTYGVTFPMFSKINVNGPQRHPLYAQLIAAQPEATAPENSGFAERMASKGRAPKQYGDVLWNFEKFLIARDGRVVARFSPDMAPNDPLLLASVEKALAK
- a CDS encoding heme/hemin ABC transporter substrate-binding protein, translating into MASTARLPGCRWYGRMKASLLTLLTLLLTFSVTATERIISIGGDVTQIIYALDAQQDLVARDSTSLHPTVVQKLPDVGYMRQLNAEGILALKPTLVIASELAKPALALRQLEQNGVQVVTITGQPSIAAIKEKIGTIATVLHREAAGQRLQGKITSQLNRLTTEPLPVKVLFIVTHQGMTPLGAGSGTAADTAIRAAGLQNAMAAIQRYQPLSQEGLIASAPQLIVATTDGIRTLGGAENLWKLPGIALTPAGQAQQLLIVDDMALMGFGIDTPAAIGQLRQAAEALP
- a CDS encoding hemin-degrading factor, whose translation is MTTRYQRFLELKAQYPKKYARELAVLMGISEAELVAARVGHQAQPLRPEMRELLHALETVGETKCVTRNEYAVHEHLGVFSHVHISDHAGMVLNPRALDLRVFVNQWASVWHVQDTSGHGAHQSIQFFDLHGDAVLKVYATDNTHAEAWQQLMAKFRHHAGAAFSVTPAVAARFAAEWDVDQAEKEWRAMTDVHQFFRLLKKYDVSRQQMFHAVSDDLAQRVGNQSLSFLLETVQQQGNEIMIFVGNRACTQIFTGKIEKLMPVDNWLNVFNPAFTLHVQAQHIAESWITRKPTADGIVTSLELFAADGTQIAQLYGQRSEGQPEQSTWRQQLACLAADGMAV
- a CDS encoding FecCD family ABC transporter permease, coding for MNSARSPIWLCVLFLLLLILALGAANSGAMKLSLPMLWQAGSDSSLWQIWFSIRLPRVLLAMLVGGALALSGCVMQGLFRNPLADPGLLGISSGAALAVAISIVIPLSLPGALMLYLPLLAAFIGSLTMTLIIFMLSRKGASALSRLLLVGIAINALCGAAVGVLSWLSNDQQLRQLSLWGMGSLSQAQWPTVLTCASVVLPCMFLVQRLAQRLNLLQLGDEDAHYLGVDVARTQRYLLVLSALLVASAVAVSGVIGFIGLVVPHLMRFCLGGDHRWLLPSSLLSGAILLLLADTLARTLVAPAEMPVGLLTSLIGGPCFLWLILRQGGSHG
- a CDS encoding protein adenylyltransferase SelO encodes the protein MKFNNTWYNELNGCYTALQPTPLKNARLLYHNAGLARELGLDERLFNAQNAGLWGGERLPDGMQPLAQVYSGHQFGVWAGQLGDGRGMLLGEQQLPDGRKFDWHLKGAGLTPYSRMGDGRAVLRSTLREFIAGEAMHHLGIATSRALTVVGSDEPVYRETTETGAMLLRVAESHVRFGHFEHFYYQGQPEKVTQLADYVIRHHWPQWVQERDKYLLWFSDVVQRTARLIAGWQSIGFAHGVMNTDNMSILGLTLDYGPFGFLDDYQPEFICNHSDHQGRYSFENQPMIGLWNLNRLAHALSGLMSPQQLEQALAGYEPELMRCWGEKMRAKLGLLIPGKDDNHILTGLLSLMTREGSDYTRTFRQLSQSEQLQSRSPLRDEFIDRDAFDSWYNVWRQRLLKEECSDEERQRTMKLANPALILRNYLAQQAIERAEQEDISVLARLHQALSRPYDEAPEFADLARRPPDWGKKLEVSCSS
- a CDS encoding pyruvate, water dikinase regulatory protein; this translates as MDVSAERSVFYISDGTAITAEVLGHAVMSQFPVAMQSVTLPFVETVQRAQAVKAQIDALYQQSGLRPLVFISIVTPVIRDIILQSDGFCQDIVQSLVGPLQQELGLHPAPVANRTHGLTAGNLGKYDARIAAIDYTLAHDDGISLRGLEDAQVILLGVSRCGKTPTSLYLAMQFGIRAANYPFIADDMDNLKLPAALKPFQHKLFGLTIDPERLATIRQERAENTRYASLRQCRLEVGEVEALFRTHQIRYLNSTNYSVEEIATKILDIMNLSRRMY